A window of Komagataeibacter medellinensis NBRC 3288 contains these coding sequences:
- a CDS encoding baseplate J/gp47 family protein, translating to MAITFQSFKTTLGNMVASAQGACPSLLDLDVGSPGRAMLEAVAGLGLWFQFIALQILSRTRLATSIGADVDSFVQDFGLTRLAGTPATGTVTFTSFTPASQSATIAVGATVKTASNLIYDVVEDSTNAAWSAADNAYIRPAGTASITVPVQCETTGTTGNVAAGAICLLGTAVSGIDTVTNTAALTNGSDGETDAALRTRFIAYINSRSKATIAAIENAVTDVSADLAYQVVENVDTSGAFLPGNVVVYVDDGSGDVSDATINAVYAAVDDVRPAAVSIMVVRPHVVRPAVAMTVSVDSTGDLATVQATISTNIAAYLNGLAIGAAASYSRLIQIAYAASTSVTNVTGVTLAGGVVDLPATIGTAYRAGAVDFG from the coding sequence GTGGCCATCACCTTCCAATCCTTCAAGACCACACTGGGCAACATGGTGGCGAGCGCGCAGGGCGCGTGCCCTTCGCTGCTGGACCTTGATGTCGGCTCTCCCGGTCGCGCCATGCTTGAAGCCGTGGCGGGGCTGGGGCTGTGGTTCCAGTTCATTGCCCTGCAAATCCTCTCACGCACGCGCCTTGCCACCTCAATCGGTGCGGATGTGGACAGCTTCGTGCAGGATTTTGGCCTTACGCGCCTGGCGGGTACGCCTGCCACCGGCACCGTCACCTTCACATCGTTCACGCCCGCCAGCCAGTCCGCCACCATTGCGGTCGGTGCCACGGTCAAGACGGCCTCGAACCTGATCTATGACGTGGTGGAGGACAGCACGAACGCCGCCTGGTCGGCCGCCGACAATGCGTATATCCGCCCCGCTGGCACCGCGTCCATCACGGTTCCGGTCCAGTGCGAGACTACCGGCACCACCGGCAACGTGGCCGCAGGGGCCATCTGCCTGCTCGGCACGGCGGTATCGGGCATTGATACGGTCACCAATACCGCAGCCCTGACCAATGGTAGCGATGGCGAGACGGACGCGGCGCTCCGCACCCGGTTTATCGCCTACATCAACAGCCGGTCCAAGGCCACCATTGCCGCCATCGAGAACGCAGTAACCGATGTATCCGCCGATCTGGCCTATCAGGTGGTGGAAAACGTGGACACATCCGGCGCTTTCCTGCCCGGCAATGTGGTGGTGTATGTCGATGACGGATCGGGCGATGTGTCGGACGCTACGATCAACGCGGTGTATGCCGCCGTGGACGATGTGCGCCCGGCCGCCGTGTCCATCATGGTGGTGCGACCCCATGTGGTGCGCCCCGCCGTGGCCATGACGGTCAGCGTGGACAGCACCGGCGACCTCGCTACGGTGCAGGCCACGATCAGTACCAATATTGCAGCGTACCTCAATGGTCTCGCCATCGGGGCGGCAGCCAGCTATTCGCGCCTGATCCAGATTGCCTATGCCGCCAGCACCTCGGTAACCAACGTGACCGGCGTGACACTGGCAGGCGGCGTGGTGGACCTGCCTGCAACCATCGGCACGGCCTACCGGGCCGGGGCGGTGGATTTTGGCTGA
- a CDS encoding structural protein — protein MNALIPRDIRNNNPGNLDYVGQAGAHLETGVPHPRFAAFPTMADGIRALRDQLLRYAERGLTTVASIISVYAPASENATGAYISGLCRTMSVQPDTVLDLCDPATMQALIAGIATMENGPGHITSTQIEQALANRPGLNGEYT, from the coding sequence ATGAACGCACTCATCCCGCGCGACATCCGCAACAACAATCCCGGCAATCTCGATTACGTGGGACAGGCGGGCGCGCATCTGGAAACCGGCGTGCCGCATCCGCGCTTTGCCGCTTTCCCCACCATGGCTGATGGCATCCGCGCCCTGCGCGACCAGCTGCTGCGCTACGCCGAACGCGGCCTGACTACGGTTGCCTCCATCATATCCGTCTATGCCCCCGCCAGCGAGAATGCCACCGGGGCTTATATTTCCGGCCTGTGCCGGACCATGAGCGTGCAGCCTGACACGGTTCTGGACCTGTGCGACCCGGCGACCATGCAGGCACTGATCGCAGGGATTGCGACAATGGAAAACGGGCCTGGCCACATCACCTCAACGCAGATCGAACAGGCACTTGCCAACCGGCCCGGACTAAATGGGGAATATACATGA
- a CDS encoding NAD(P)H-dependent flavin oxidoreductase has translation MDWFARIGLEMPLLQAPMAGVSTSALAAAVSQAGALGAIGVGAAGPVRAREMICQIRQQTAAPFNVNLFVHAAPQIDPAREQAWLAWLRPLFASFGATPPAGLEPIYRSFNDDPDMLAMLVHMRPPVVSFHFGLPSRPAIAALKAVGIILLATATSVDEARAAEAVGMDAIVAQGIEAGGHRGIFDPADADDALGTCALTRLVVRACRIPVIAAGGIMDGAGIAAALALGAVAAQMGTAFIPCPESGADAAYRHALAGPAAFHTRMTRLVSGRPARCLANRFTALDHGAGMPPPPDYPIAYDAGKALDKAARKHDESGFGAFWAGQGAPLARAMPARQLVRLLNEELQVARQAPAYFHQKPVR, from the coding sequence ATGGACTGGTTTGCACGGATTGGCCTTGAGATGCCGTTGCTCCAGGCCCCCATGGCCGGGGTGTCCACGTCAGCCCTTGCAGCAGCCGTGTCGCAGGCGGGAGCACTGGGTGCGATTGGCGTGGGCGCTGCCGGGCCTGTCCGTGCGCGCGAGATGATCTGCCAGATACGCCAGCAGACCGCGGCTCCCTTCAACGTCAACCTGTTCGTGCATGCCGCGCCCCAGATCGATCCTGCCCGTGAACAGGCATGGCTGGCATGGCTCAGGCCGCTTTTTGCCAGCTTCGGGGCAACCCCGCCCGCCGGGCTGGAGCCGATCTACCGCAGCTTCAATGATGACCCGGACATGCTTGCCATGCTCGTGCACATGCGGCCGCCTGTCGTCAGTTTTCATTTTGGCCTGCCATCGCGCCCGGCCATTGCGGCCCTGAAGGCGGTCGGGATTATCTTGCTGGCAACCGCAACCAGCGTGGATGAAGCCCGCGCCGCCGAGGCCGTCGGGATGGACGCCATCGTGGCGCAGGGGATCGAGGCGGGCGGCCACCGGGGTATTTTTGATCCGGCCGATGCGGATGATGCGCTGGGAACATGCGCCCTGACGCGGCTTGTTGTCCGTGCTTGCCGCATTCCGGTCATTGCGGCTGGCGGTATCATGGATGGTGCGGGCATAGCAGCGGCGCTGGCTTTAGGGGCTGTTGCCGCGCAGATGGGCACGGCCTTCATTCCCTGCCCTGAAAGTGGCGCCGATGCCGCCTACCGGCACGCCCTGGCGGGGCCGGCCGCCTTCCATACACGCATGACCCGCCTTGTTTCTGGCCGCCCCGCGCGCTGCCTTGCCAACCGGTTTACCGCCCTTGACCACGGTGCAGGCATGCCACCACCGCCCGATTATCCCATTGCGTATGATGCGGGCAAGGCGCTGGACAAAGCAGCCCGGAAGCATGATGAAAGCGGTTTTGGCGCCTTCTGGGCCGGGCAGGGCGCGCCTCTCGCACGCGCCATGCCCGCGCGGCAGCTTGTGCGGCTACTGAATGAAGAATTGCAGGTAGCCCGGCAGGCGCCAGCGTATTTCCACCAAAAACCGGTTCGGTAA
- a CDS encoding MgtC/SapB family protein, protein MVMTALPHFIHPAPGEGWLQLGELALAFGLSALVGLEREFRQKSAGLRTYTLVGVASALFMLVSKYGFDNVLDEGRVVLDPSRIAAQVVSGIGFIGGGVIFMRRDVVRGLTTAASVWLTAALGMACGAGLIALAVATTIGHFIIMLGFRRISHLLPRDHGARAVGLYITYRDGRGLLRTILNRCTRLRFTIHRVRVEQAAPPIDPDTLNDLRDRHHDTTAIPPDASTPGMVTLFIKARGRRPVSHLVTVLSAIEGVTGVETDEADSDPE, encoded by the coding sequence ATGGTTATGACGGCATTGCCACATTTCATACATCCCGCCCCCGGCGAGGGCTGGCTCCAGCTTGGGGAACTGGCGCTGGCGTTCGGCCTGTCGGCGCTGGTAGGGCTGGAACGGGAATTCAGGCAAAAAAGCGCTGGCCTACGCACCTACACGCTGGTGGGCGTGGCTTCGGCTCTGTTCATGCTCGTGTCGAAATACGGGTTTGACAACGTGCTTGATGAAGGGCGTGTGGTGCTCGACCCCTCGCGCATTGCAGCCCAGGTGGTCTCGGGCATCGGGTTCATCGGTGGCGGCGTGATCTTCATGCGGCGCGACGTGGTGCGGGGACTGACCACGGCGGCCTCGGTCTGGCTTACGGCGGCGCTGGGCATGGCCTGCGGGGCGGGACTGATCGCGCTGGCGGTCGCCACGACTATCGGGCATTTCATCATCATGCTTGGCTTCAGGCGGATCAGCCACCTGCTGCCCCGTGACCATGGGGCGCGTGCAGTGGGGCTGTACATCACCTACCGTGACGGGCGCGGCCTGCTGCGCACCATCCTGAACCGCTGCACCCGGCTGCGCTTTACCATCCACCGCGTAAGGGTGGAGCAGGCTGCCCCACCCATCGATCCCGATACCCTGAACGACCTGCGTGACCGCCACCACGACACCACCGCCATACCACCCGATGCCAGCACGCCCGGCATGGTCACGCTGTTCATAAAAGCGCGAGGCAGGCGGCCTGTCTCGCATCTTGTAACCGTGCTGTCCGCCATTGAAGGGGTAACGGGCGTGGAAACGGACGAGGCGGACAGCGACCCGGAATGA
- a CDS encoding DUF952 domain-containing protein yields the protein MGHRLAYKIMTLDEYMDFEDRKLFTGSRADVADGFIHLSTAEQVSSTLAKHFSGQDGLWIVTVDLNRLEPAALRWEAARGGQLFPHLYAPLPHAAMVGSAPAFVTESGEVLLPEPAAPAAGSEPGLTIH from the coding sequence ATGGGCCATCGCCTTGCCTACAAGATCATGACGCTGGATGAATATATGGATTTTGAGGACAGGAAGCTGTTTACCGGCTCCCGCGCTGATGTGGCCGACGGGTTCATCCACCTTTCCACCGCAGAACAGGTAAGCAGCACGCTGGCCAAACATTTTTCTGGGCAGGACGGGCTGTGGATCGTCACGGTGGACCTGAACCGACTGGAACCGGCAGCGCTGCGGTGGGAGGCGGCACGCGGTGGCCAGCTTTTCCCTCACCTGTATGCGCCCCTGCCCCATGCGGCCATGGTTGGCAGCGCCCCCGCCTTTGTTACGGAATCTGGTGAGGTACTGCTGCCCGAACCCGCCGCCCCCGCCGCTGGCAGCGAACCCGGCCTCACCATCCATTAA